From Streptomyces sp. HUAS MG91, the proteins below share one genomic window:
- a CDS encoding NAD-binding protein, whose translation MIVCGGDALAERLAAELRALYGEQVTVVVPGAPGDGAGRVAPAARARASALLARMQSVLGRAPEPDEPAGPPHVQQAAVLDEQAFADAGVTEARALALVHDDDEINIRAALVARRLNPQLRLVIRLYNRSLGRHLADLLDQAAALSAPGPAPTAVDNSTTVLSDADTAAPALAATAVAGTSKIVQADGLLLRAVERNPPGPGQVSDPGLATLALLSATTNDPAGSEGSDADDGRDGPLLLPDDATVAAATGRGTVVLETIAPAERTAPGWSSATRGMPFGSFFSRRLRWSLFGLTASVLGLAIATWATGDMHPLHAGYLTLLDLFAIDDPAIGEPTARKVLQLLTGLAGLLLLPVLLAAVLEALGTFRTSAALRRPPRGLSGHIVLLGLGKIGTRVLSRLGELDIPVVCVEADPEARGVPLARSMRVPTVIGDAASDGVLEAAKIHRAHALLALTSVDTTNLEAALSARALKPDLRVVLRLYDDAFAAAVYRTLRAAHPRALTRSRSVSTLAAPAFASAMMGRQVLGAIPVERGVLLFAALEVAGHPQLEGRTITESFRPGYWRVVALDATEPAERRPDLSAGREDDESATRPTGLVWNLHPGHVLHPQDRVVLAATRQGLAELLGRGHPAHRTAGRADPA comes from the coding sequence ATGATCGTGTGCGGCGGCGACGCGCTGGCCGAGCGGCTCGCCGCCGAACTGCGCGCGCTGTACGGGGAGCAGGTCACCGTGGTGGTCCCCGGCGCGCCGGGCGACGGCGCCGGGCGGGTCGCGCCGGCGGCCCGAGCCCGTGCCTCCGCCCTGCTCGCGCGGATGCAGTCGGTGCTCGGCCGCGCGCCCGAGCCGGACGAACCGGCGGGGCCGCCGCACGTCCAGCAGGCGGCCGTGCTCGACGAGCAGGCCTTCGCGGACGCGGGCGTGACCGAGGCGCGGGCACTGGCGCTCGTGCACGACGACGACGAGATCAACATCCGGGCCGCACTGGTCGCCCGCCGCCTCAACCCGCAGTTGCGGCTGGTGATCCGGCTCTACAACCGCAGCCTGGGCCGCCATCTCGCCGATCTGCTCGACCAGGCCGCGGCGCTGTCCGCGCCCGGCCCCGCCCCGACGGCCGTGGACAACTCGACCACGGTGCTGTCCGACGCCGACACGGCCGCACCGGCGCTGGCGGCCACCGCCGTCGCCGGGACCAGCAAGATCGTCCAGGCGGACGGGCTGCTGCTGCGCGCCGTCGAGCGCAATCCGCCGGGGCCGGGCCAGGTGTCCGATCCGGGGCTCGCCACGCTCGCCCTGCTGTCGGCGACCACCAACGACCCGGCGGGATCGGAGGGTTCGGACGCCGACGACGGCCGGGACGGGCCGCTGCTGCTGCCCGACGACGCCACCGTCGCCGCGGCGACCGGGCGCGGCACCGTCGTCCTGGAGACGATCGCGCCCGCCGAGCGCACCGCGCCGGGCTGGTCGTCGGCCACCCGTGGCATGCCGTTCGGCTCGTTCTTCTCCCGGCGGCTGCGCTGGTCGCTGTTCGGTCTGACGGCCAGCGTGCTCGGCCTGGCGATCGCCACCTGGGCCACCGGCGACATGCATCCGCTGCACGCCGGTTATCTCACCCTGCTCGACCTGTTCGCCATCGACGACCCGGCGATCGGCGAGCCGACGGCCCGCAAGGTGCTGCAACTCCTCACCGGGCTGGCCGGGTTGCTGCTGCTTCCGGTGCTGCTGGCCGCCGTGCTCGAGGCGCTCGGCACGTTCCGTACCTCCGCCGCGCTGCGCCGTCCGCCGCGCGGCCTGTCCGGGCACATCGTGCTGCTCGGTCTCGGCAAGATCGGCACCCGGGTGCTGTCCCGGCTCGGTGAACTCGACATCCCCGTGGTGTGCGTGGAGGCCGATCCGGAGGCGCGCGGTGTTCCGCTGGCCCGCAGCATGCGGGTGCCCACGGTCATCGGCGACGCCGCGTCGGACGGTGTCCTGGAGGCCGCGAAGATCCATCGCGCGCACGCACTGCTCGCCCTGACCAGTGTCGACACGACCAATCTGGAGGCGGCGCTCTCCGCCCGCGCGCTCAAGCCCGATCTGCGGGTGGTGCTGCGCCTGTACGACGACGCGTTCGCCGCCGCCGTCTACCGCACGCTGCGCGCGGCGCATCCGCGCGCCCTGACCCGCAGCCGCAGCGTGTCCACGCTGGCCGCGCCGGCCTTCGCCAGCGCCATGATGGGACGTCAGGTCCTGGGTGCCATCCCGGTCGAGCGCGGTGTGCTGCTGTTCGCCGCCCTGGAGGTGGCGGGGCATCCGCAGCTGGAGGGGCGCACCATCACCGAATCGTTCCGGCCGGGGTACTGGCGGGTGGTCGCGCTGGACGCCACGGAGCCGGCGGAGCGCCGCCCCGATCTGTCCGCGGGCCGGGAGGACGACGAGAGCGCGACCCGCCCCACCGGCCTGGTGTGGAACCTGCACCCCGGGCACGTACTGCACCCGCAGGACCGTGTCGTGCTCGCCGCGACCCGGCAGGGGCTGGCCGAACTCCTCGGCCGCGGCCACCCGGCCCACCGGACGGCGGGCCGGGCCGACCCCGCCTGA
- a CDS encoding aspartate/glutamate racemase family protein has translation MRILVVNVNTTASMTESIARQAEAVAAPGTEIVPLTPDFGAESCEGNYESYLAAVAVMEKVRAYREPYDAVIQAGYGEHGREGLQELLDVPVVDITEAAASTAQFLGHKYSVVTTLDRAVPLIEDRLKLAGLTDRLASVRASGLPVLALEADPDAAVAAIVEQAAAAVEVDRAEVVCLGCGGMAGLTEQVVARTGVPVVDGVAAAVTVAESLVRLGLTTSKVRTYAPPRPKQIRNWPPRVG, from the coding sequence ATGCGCATCCTCGTAGTCAACGTCAACACCACCGCCTCGATGACGGAGAGCATCGCCCGGCAGGCGGAGGCCGTCGCCGCCCCGGGCACCGAAATAGTCCCGCTCACACCGGACTTCGGCGCCGAGTCCTGCGAGGGCAACTACGAGAGCTACCTCGCCGCCGTCGCCGTCATGGAGAAGGTGCGCGCCTACCGCGAGCCGTACGACGCCGTCATCCAGGCCGGATACGGCGAGCACGGCCGCGAGGGACTCCAGGAACTCCTCGACGTGCCCGTCGTCGACATCACCGAGGCCGCCGCGAGCACCGCCCAGTTCCTCGGCCACAAGTACTCCGTCGTCACCACCCTCGACCGGGCCGTACCGCTCATCGAGGACCGGCTCAAGCTGGCCGGCCTCACCGACCGGCTCGCCTCGGTGCGCGCCAGCGGGCTGCCCGTGCTCGCCCTGGAGGCGGACCCGGACGCCGCCGTCGCCGCGATCGTCGAACAGGCCGCCGCCGCCGTCGAGGTGGACCGCGCCGAGGTCGTCTGCCTCGGCTGCGGAGGCATGGCGGGACTCACCGAACAGGTCGTCGCCCGCACGGGCGTCCCCGTCGTCGACGGGGTGGCCGCGGCCGTCACCGTCGCCGAGTCCCTGGTCCGGCTCGGCCTCACCACGTCGAAGGTGCGCACCTACGCGCCGCCGCGCCCCAAGCAGATCCGCAACTGGCCGCCGCGCGTCGGCTGA